A single region of the Vicia villosa cultivar HV-30 ecotype Madison, WI linkage group LG4, Vvil1.0, whole genome shotgun sequence genome encodes:
- the LOC131594280 gene encoding probable glutamate carboxypeptidase LAMP1 has protein sequence MIKTAITLLAISTSYLLLLATPTKNPAYYHSLFLSDSFSDNVSISNNLEILTHRPHIAGSEANNEAAAYVVSVLTSCNILSHVTSYDVSLTYPLSRSLVLTKSSSESESSSISFNLSQQVYEGDPYADVADEVVPTFHAYAKSGTVVGSVVYANYGRVEDYLKLKEIGINVSNTVVLAKYGKIFRGDIVRNAYEEGAIGVVIYSDRKDYGGGGGGSKWFPDEKWLPPSGVQVGSVYRGTGDPTTPGWASSDACERISKDEVEKSGDVPLIPSLPVSGEDGEKIIRSIGGPVAEDDWQGSKDAPTYRVGPGPGILNLSYTGQDVITRIQNVIGVIEGTEEPDRYVILGNHRDAWTFGAVDPNSGTATLLEVAQRLGKLQKRGWKPRRTIILCNWDAKEYGLIGSTEWVEENREILTSRAVAYLNVDCAVAGPGFYASATPQLDELIKKAIQKVKDPNNSSRSIYDSLTSSGSSPQFGRLGGGGSDYKAFLQHVGIPATDISFGEGYPVYHSLYDDFVWMKKFGDPMFQRHVAAASVWGLIALWLADEEFLPFNYVSYAKELKLNMKELESEISNKDINLSPMYKSIMELEKAATKINNQIKEIEESKNWRTWKMEHLKVREVNDRLMMAERAFTDRDGLSGLQWHKHLIYGPSKHNGYGSQSFPGIGDAVQMAKKLRTVESWRQVQHEVWRVARVIRHASLVLSGQLT, from the exons ATGATCAAAACAGCAATCACCTTATTAGCCATAAGCACTTCTTACTTGTTACTTCTAGCTACTCCAACCAAGAATCCTGCCTATTATCATTCTCTCTTTCTATCAGATTCTTTTTCAGATAATGTTTCCATATCAAACAACCTTGAAATTCTCACACATAGGCCCCACATAGCAGGTTCTGAAGCCAACAATGAAGCTGCAGCTTATGTTGTCTCAGTTCTCACTTCATGTAACATACTTTCCCATGTAACATCCTATGATGTTTCTCTTACATATCCTCTTTCTCGTTCTTTGGTCTTGACAAAatcatcatcagaatcagaatcttcttccattAGCTTTAACCTTAGTCAACAAGTTTATGAAGGTGATCCTTATGCTGATGTTGCTGATGAAGTTGTCCCTACGTTCCATGCATATGCCAAGTCAG GTACGGTCGTTGGTTCTGTGGTTTACGCGAACTATGGAAGGGTGGAGGACTATTTGAAACTCAAAGAAATAGGAATCAATGTTTCGAATACAGTTGTTTTGGCGAAGTACGGAAAGATCTTTAGAGGAGACATTGTGAGGAATGCATATGAAGAAGGTGCTATTGGAGTTGTGATATATTCGGATAGAAAGGACTATGGCGGAGGTGGAGGCGGATCAAAGTGGTTTCCTGATGAAAAATGGTTGCCACCGAGCGGTGTTCAGGTTGGGAGTGTTTATCGTGGGACTGGAGATCCTACAACACCCGGTTGGGCTAGCAGTGATGCGTGCGAGAGAATATCGAAGGATGAAGTTGAGAAAAGCGGTGATGTTCCTTTGATACCTTCATTGCCAGTGTCGGGTGAAGATGGCGAGAAGATAATTAGGTCAATTGGTGGTCCTGTTGCGGAAGATGATTGGCAGGGAAGTAAAGATGCACCTACTTATAGGGTTGGACCGGGACCAGGGATTCTCAATCTTAGTTACACG GGGCAGGATGTTATAACAAGAATTCAAAATGTGATTGGTGTGATTGAAGGAACAGAAGAGCCTGACAG ATATGTGATCTTAGGTAACCATAGAGATGCATGGACTTTTGGAGCAGTTGATCCCAATAGTGGCACCGCAACACTGCTTGAG GTAGCACAAAGATTAGGGAAGCTTCAGAAAAGAGGGTGGAAGCCTAGAAGAACAATCATATTATGCAATTGGGATGCTAAGGAATATGGCCTA ATTGGATCAACAGAATGGGTAGAAGAGAACAGAGAAATTCTTACTTCAAGAGCAGTTGCTTACTTGAATGTTGACTGTGCAGTAGCTGGACCAGGGTTCTATGCCAGTGCTACTCCACAGCTTGATGAATTGATCAAAAAAGCTATTCAGAAA GTGAAAGATCCAAATAACTCATCTCGGAGCATCTATGATTCTTTGACTAGCTCTGGCAGCTCTCCTCAG TTTGGAAGGTTAGGAGGAGGAGGATCAGATTATAAAGCTTTTCTGCAGCATGTGGGGATTCCAGCAACTGATATATCCTTTGGAGAAG GATACCCGGTTTATCATTCACTATATGATGATTTCGTCTGGATGAAAAAATTTGGTGATCCTATGTTTCAAAGACATGTTGCAG CTGCAAGTGTTTGGGGTCTAATAGCACTTTGGCTAGCAGATGAGGAATTCTTACCTTTTAATTATGTATCATATGCTAAGGAGCTTAAG CTTAACATGAAGGAACTGGAGAGTGAGATTTCAAATAAGGATATAAATTTGTCTCCTATGTATAAGTCCATCATGGAGCTTGAAAAAGCAGCTACCAAGATAAATAACCAAATAAAG gAAATTGAAGAAAGTAAAAATTGGAGAACATGGAAGATGGAGCATTTGAAAGTGAGAGAAGTAAATGATAGACTGATGATGGCTGAGCGCGCATTCACTGACAGAGATGGTCTCTCTGGATTGCAATGGCATAAACATTTG ATCTATGGACCATCTAAACATAATGGCTATGGCTCTCAATCATTCCCTGGAATTGGTGATGCTGTACAAATGGCCAAAAAACTACGTACTGTAGAATCATGGCGTCAAGTACAACACGAAGTTTGGAGAGTCGCGAGAGTCATCAGACACGCTTCGTTAGTTCTTTCGGGTCAATTAACATGA